The Streptomyces sp. NBC_00102 genome segment CCGGCGGCGCCCGCGAGGGCGAGCTGGTTCTCGGAGAGCTCCCAGTCGATCCGGCTGGTGGTCTGGTACGAGAGGTCGGGGTGGTTGAAGGTGTGCAGGCCGACCTCGTGGCCTTCGTCCACCATGCGCCGGACGAGTTCCGGGTAGCGGGAGGCCATGGTGCCGGTCACGAAGAACACGCCGTGGGCGTGGTACTCCTTCAGCTTGTCCAGCACCCGGGGCGTCCACTCGGGGTCCGGGCCGTCGTCGAAGGTCAGCACGATGTGGTGGTCGGGAATCCGCACCGAGGTCGCGGGCTCGGTCTTCGACCGGGCGTCGATGACGGGGCCGCCGTCGAGGATGCGGTCGGGCACCTGGTCGGTGCCGACGGGGTTGCGGACGCGATGGTCGGCGGCGATCTCGCTGTTCACGTAACCGCGCAGGACGAGCATGGCGAGCAGGGCCACCAGAATCAGGAACGGCAGCAGATAGCGCAGCGGCAGTCTGCGTTTGGCCTTCGCCTTGCGGCGGTTCCTGACCAGCGGTGCGGGCTGAGTCATTTACGGGGTGCTGCTTTCTGGTGATACGACCGGCGGTTCGGTGACCGGGGGTGTCGTCGCCGGAGCGTCGGGCGTGCCGCCCGGCGCTTCGGGCGTGGTCGGCGTGGTCGGCGTGGTCGCCGTGGCCGACGCGGAAGGCTTGGGGCTCGTCCCGCCGCCGGTGCCCGCCGAGGAGCCGGCGGGCTTGCTCGTGGAGGGGCTCGCGCCGGGGTTCGTGGCGGACGCGTCGGCGGAGGTGCTCACCGACGAGCCGGTGGCGCCCGGAGAGGCCGCCGTGCCCGTGGCTCCGTCGCCGGGCGTCGGGCCGGTGGTCGCGCCCGGGTCGGTGGCGCCGGCGACTCCGGCCGGGTCGGACGGGTCCGCGGCGGGCGTGTCCGCGCTCTTGTCCTCGTCGTTCTTCTGCTGCTCCTGGCTGGTGAGCGGGAGCCAGGGCGCGACGGAACTGCCGCCGAAGAGGGAGGAGACGAGGACGACGGCGAAGACGGTACAGCCTGCGGCGACGAGCCAGCCGGCCCTGCGGAAGTTCTTGCTCCGCCGGCCGCTCTCGTCCACGAAGACGGGGCCGTCCGACGTCTCCGGCGTGCCGGGTCCGGTCTTGAGCTCGGAGAGCTGACGCCCCAGCCCGTCCAGCTGGATCGTCACGTCATGAGGCTCATGGCTGTGCCCGGTCCGGGTACCTTCTCGCCAATTTTCCACAGCTGTACGCACATCCCCCACTCAACGTTTCCGGCACACATGAATGACTGGTTTCATGCCGTCGGACTGGGTCCCCACCCCGTCCGCGCACCGCGTTCCCCTTGTGCCCGGACTGATGAATGTAGCGCAAGATGCTGACGCCAATGTCCCCGGATCGGGTTGTTCTTCACGCCTGGGACGCCATCGCGAGAGCGTCCGCTTCGGGCAGCCAGGAACCAGGTGGCCGTACCATCCACCCTTCTGACGACTGAAGTTGAACGGCGGCGGTACGGAGGGCGTCCAAACCGGGATGCCGCATCCCCTTCCGGTGGACCAGCAGGAGCGGGGAGAGCGGGACCGGGCGCACGAGGGGTCGGAGCACCGTGCCCGGAAGCGGAGGAAAACCGACAACGGCGAGCACCGGGTATCCCGTCTTCGCCATGATCCGTTGAAATTCGGCCACTCCTACGGCAAGCGGAGTGGGCGGTGCCAGGTGGATGTCCCACTCTTCGAAAAGGAGTGCGGCGAGGTCGGTCCACTCGCGGGTGCGCGCATTGCCTGCCCCCGCGTAGACGGTTTCCCCGGCCAGATCGGCGAGGGCGACGACCTCGCGCGGAGCGAGAGGATGAGCGGACGGCAGCAGGACGGCCATCGGCTCGTAGCGCACGGGTTGCACGTGGAGACCCGCGCGCACCGCGGGGTCGAGCCCGCCGGCCCGGCCGAAGGAGGCGTCCAGCCGTCCGGCGAGGATCTCCCCGGCGGCCCAGGTGAGGCCGGACTCGAATCGGGCCATCAGCTCGCATTCCGGGGCGAGTTCGCGCGCCCGGTCCAGCACCCGGGCGGCCGTCATCCCGTCCGTGTTCAGGTCCACCAGGAGCGGCCGGGCCGCCGCGTCGGCGAAGGCGGCGCCGAGCGCGGCGTGCGCGTCGAGCACCCGGCGGGCGTGCGGGACGAGCCGTTCGCCGTCCGTCGTGAGGACGACCTGCCGGGTGGTACGGACGAACAGCGCGGCACCGAGCAGCCTCTCCAGCCTGCGGATGTCCCGGCTCAGCGCCTGCTGGGCCACGAAGAGGCGGGCTGCGGCCCGGGTGAAGTGCAGGTCCTCGGCGACGGCGAGGAAGGCGCGCAGCAGCCGGGGATCGAGGTCGGGGACGGTCACCGGGGGAATCTACAACACAGGTGAGTGAATCGGGTCCGGGCAGGTGTTGGACCGGACGGTGGCGCGCGGCCGAGGCTGCGAGGGTGCCGAACCCTGCCCCCACCCCCACGACCGCCACGACCGCCACGCCCACCACGACCGCCGCGCCCCCGCCCGGCCCCTCCGGGATATCGCCCGGGGCTCCCGGCAACGCCTATCTGCGGCTGCTGCGCACCCCGGGCGCCCGCGCCTTCACGGCGGGGAACCTGCTGGCCCGGCTGCCGATGGGGATGTTCAGCGTCAGCGCGGTGCTGATGATCGCGGGCTCCCGCGGCTCGTACGCCCTGGCGGGCGCGGTGACCGCGACCGGTCTGGTGGCGACCGCCGTGGTGGCGCCCCTGACGGCGCGGCTCGTCGACCGCTACGGCCAGGCCAGGATCGCCGTCCCCGCCACCGCGCTCGCCGCGGCCGGCGCCCTCGTCCTGGCGCTCTGCGTACGCCTCGACGCCCCGACCTGGACCCTCTTCCTCGCGTACTCCGCCACGGCCACCGCCCCCAACACCGGCGGTATGTCACGTGCCCGCTGGTCACACCTGCTCCGGGACGACCCGGCCGCCCTGCACACCGCCAACTCCTTCGAACAGGCCGCAGACGAGCTCTGCTTCATGCTCGGCCCGGTCCTCGCCGCCACGCTCTGCGGCACGCTCTTCCCGGAGGCGGGCACGGTCACGGGCGCGGTGCTGATGATGAGCGGCATCCTGATCTTCGCCGCCCAGCGCTCCACGGAGCCGCCGGTCGCCCCCCGTACGGTCCGGGCGCGCTCCCCGTTCCGCTCCCCCGGCATGCCCGCGCTGCTCGCCGTGTTCCTGGCGACGGGGGCGGTCTTCGGCACGATGGAGGTCGTGTCGATCGCGCACGCCGGGGGCGCGGTGCTCGCTCTCCAGGCCACCGGCTCCTGCGTGGCGGGGCTGCTCTACGGTGCGCTGCGCCCGGCCCGGAACCTCGCGGCGCGGCTGACGCTCTGCCTCGCCGCGATGACCGCGCTGATGTGTCTGCCGCTGCTGGCGGTCGCCACCACCGGCTCGCTGCTCGCCCTGGCGCTCTGCCTGCTGGCGGCGGGCGCGGCCACCGCGCCGACCATGGTGACCGGCATGACGCTCGTCCAACGCCTGACCCCGGCGACCCAGTTGAACGAGGGCATGACGATCGCGGTGACCGCCCTGCTCGGCGGGGTCGCGGCCGGCTCGGCCACCGGCGGCTGGCTGGTGGAGCACGGCGGCACGATCCCCGGGTACGCCGCCCCCGCCTGCGCCGCCGGACTCGCCCTCGTGGTCTCCGTCGTCGGTGCGGGACGACGGGCGGGACGGACGGCCGGAGAGGCAGGACGCGCGCGTCGGGGCGAGGCCACCACCGGCTGATCCGCCACGAGAGAAGACAAGTTCACCTACGTGAACAGCAGTTGAGCTGGGGATCTGCCGCACGGTCTTGACGGCCACCTGGTCTGTACCTATGGTCACCGGCCAGCAGGCGTGTTCAACCCCCAGAGCTTCGTTCACGTACGAGAACGGATGGCCCCCACATGCCAGTCACCCCCACACCTTCGCGCGCTCCCGCACCGCGCCGCGGCCGCAGGCGCCCCGCACTCCTCCTCACCGCGGCGGCAGCGGCGGCAGCGCTCGTCGTCGGGTTCCTCTCCGGGCCCGGCGCCCCGCACGCCGAGGCGGCGCCGGCCACCTTCACCCACCCCGGAGTCACCGTCTCGCAGGGCCAGTTGGACTTCGCCCGCACCAAGGTCAACGCCGGTGCGCAGCCCTGGAAGGGTGCGTACGACCAGATGATGGCGAGCGGCTACGCGAGCCTGAGCCGCACCGCCAAGCCCCGCGCGACCGTCGAGTGCGGCTCGTACTCCAACCCCAACAACGGCTGTACGGACGAGCGCGAGGACGCGATCGCCGCGTACACCGACGCCCTCGCCTGGTACATCACCCGGGACGAGCGGTACGCGAAGAAGTCCATCGAGCTGATGGACGCCTGGTCGGCGACGATCACCAGCCACACCAACAGCAACGCCCCGCTGCAGACCGGCTGGGCGGGCTCCTCGTGGCCCAAGGCGGCCGAGATCATCAAGTACACCTACACCGGGACCTGGGCCAACTCCGGTCGCTTCTCGACCATGTTGAGGAACGTCTACCTGCCGCAGCTCATCAACGGCTCCAACTCCAACGGCAACTGGGAGCTGTCGATGATGGAGGCCGCCGTCGGCATCTCCGTCTTCCTGGAGGACAAGACCTCCTACGACAAGGCGATCGCGAAGTTCCGCACCCGTACGGCGGCGTACGTCTACCTCGCGTCGGACGGCGCGGTGCCCAAGACCGTACCGAGCCAGAACCTCGACACCACCGCGAAGATCGTCAGCTACTGGCAGGGCCAGTCCACCTTCGTCACCGGCCTCACCCAGGAGACCTGCCGCGACTTCACCCACACCGGGTACGGCATCTCGGCCATCTCGCACATCGCGGAGACCAGCCGCATCCAGGGCCAGGACCTCTACGGCACGGACGTCGGCGAGCGGCTGCGCCAGGCCCTCGGCTTCCAGTCCAAGTACCAGCGCGGAGAGGCCGTCCCGAGCTGGCTCTGCGGCGGGTCCCTCAACCTCGGCCTCGGCCCCGTCACCGAGGTCGGCTACAACGCCCTGCACAACCGCCTCGGCATCGCGATGACCAACACCCAGGCCCTGACCGAGCAGAACCGCCCGGCCGGCAGCAACAACCTCTTCGTGGCCTGGGAGACCCTGACCCACGGGGACAACCCGAACTGAGCCCGGCGG includes the following:
- a CDS encoding LysR family transcriptional regulator, producing MTVPDLDPRLLRAFLAVAEDLHFTRAAARLFVAQQALSRDIRRLERLLGAALFVRTTRQVVLTTDGERLVPHARRVLDAHAALGAAFADAAARPLLVDLNTDGMTAARVLDRARELAPECELMARFESGLTWAAGEILAGRLDASFGRAGGLDPAVRAGLHVQPVRYEPMAVLLPSAHPLAPREVVALADLAGETVYAGAGNARTREWTDLAALLFEEWDIHLAPPTPLAVGVAEFQRIMAKTGYPVLAVVGFPPLPGTVLRPLVRPVPLSPLLLVHRKGMRHPGLDALRTAAVQLQSSEGWMVRPPGSWLPEADALAMASQA
- a CDS encoding MFS transporter; this encodes MSPGAPGNAYLRLLRTPGARAFTAGNLLARLPMGMFSVSAVLMIAGSRGSYALAGAVTATGLVATAVVAPLTARLVDRYGQARIAVPATALAAAGALVLALCVRLDAPTWTLFLAYSATATAPNTGGMSRARWSHLLRDDPAALHTANSFEQAADELCFMLGPVLAATLCGTLFPEAGTVTGAVLMMSGILIFAAQRSTEPPVAPRTVRARSPFRSPGMPALLAVFLATGAVFGTMEVVSIAHAGGAVLALQATGSCVAGLLYGALRPARNLAARLTLCLAAMTALMCLPLLAVATTGSLLALALCLLAAGAATAPTMVTGMTLVQRLTPATQLNEGMTIAVTALLGGVAAGSATGGWLVEHGGTIPGYAAPACAAGLALVVSVVGAGRRAGRTAGEAGRARRGEATTG
- a CDS encoding alginate lyase family protein, which encodes MPVTPTPSRAPAPRRGRRRPALLLTAAAAAAALVVGFLSGPGAPHAEAAPATFTHPGVTVSQGQLDFARTKVNAGAQPWKGAYDQMMASGYASLSRTAKPRATVECGSYSNPNNGCTDEREDAIAAYTDALAWYITRDERYAKKSIELMDAWSATITSHTNSNAPLQTGWAGSSWPKAAEIIKYTYTGTWANSGRFSTMLRNVYLPQLINGSNSNGNWELSMMEAAVGISVFLEDKTSYDKAIAKFRTRTAAYVYLASDGAVPKTVPSQNLDTTAKIVSYWQGQSTFVTGLTQETCRDFTHTGYGISAISHIAETSRIQGQDLYGTDVGERLRQALGFQSKYQRGEAVPSWLCGGSLNLGLGPVTEVGYNALHNRLGIAMTNTQALTEQNRPAGSNNLFVAWETLTHGDNPN